A single region of the Silene latifolia isolate original U9 population chromosome 8, ASM4854445v1, whole genome shotgun sequence genome encodes:
- the LOC141595605 gene encoding protein FAR1-RELATED SEQUENCE 5-like: MYVFGKLNHDTGKFVICTCDLVHNHDLNPEVSRYVVNYRHISEYFKARLVLNDRAGIPITRNFNTLVREVGGIHNLHFNGQDARNFINSERRKSRFRGDAKEVLNYFEGLKEQNPDFYYAVERDADNKLLNIFWSDARCRAMYKAFGDPSSFDSTFLSNKCQMPFCPFVGVNHHGSTILYAVALISYEDTESFEWVFEKWMKCMGRAPTVLLTDQCKAIEGAIKKVFPETKHRLCLWHILQNADKNLKDHPQFPQIDRDLHTLVHESITEEELQYM, from the coding sequence ATGTATGTATTTGGGAAATTAAATCACGACACTGGGAAATTTGTAATCTGTACTTGTGATTTGGTACATAATCACGATTTGAATCCTGAGGTTAGCCGGTATGTAGTCAATTATAGGCACATAAGCGAATATTTCAAGGCCAGGTTGGTGTTGAACGACAGAGCTGGCATACCAATTACCCGGAACTTCAACACATTAGTTAGGGAGGTTGGAGGGATTCATAATCTACATTTCAATGGGCAGGACGCGAGAAACTTCATCAACAGCGAACGTCGCAAAAGTAGGTTTCGTGGTGACGCTAAAGAGGTCTTAAATTATTTTGAGGGCTTAAAAGAGCAGAATCCAGATTTTTACTACGCTGTTGAAAGGGACGCGGATAATAAGCTGTTGAACATTTTCTGGTCTGATGCACGATGTCGTGCCATGTACAAGGCTTTTGGTGACCCATCGTCGTTCGATAGTACATTCCTAAGCAACAAGTGCCAGATGCCTTTCTGTCCATTCGTTGGAGTTAATCATCATGGAAGTACAATATTATATGCAGTGGCTTTAATTTCATACGAAGACACAGAGTCATTCGAGTGGGTGTTTGAGAAGTGGATGAAATGTATGGGGAGAGCTCCGACCGTCTTACTAACTGATCAATGTAAAGCAATAGAAGGGGCAATCAAGAAAGTGTTCCCGGAGACTAAACATAGATTATGCCTTTGGCATATTCTTCAAAACGCGGATAAGAATCTAAAAGACCACCCACAATTTCCTCAGATTGACAGAGATTTGCATACGCTTGTGCACGAGAGTATCACCGAGGAGGAACTGCAATATATGTGA